One Helianthus annuus cultivar XRQ/B chromosome 7, HanXRQr2.0-SUNRISE, whole genome shotgun sequence genomic region harbors:
- the LOC110868813 gene encoding two-component response regulator-like PRR73, whose product MRSVGASTSVPATYSSAELNHHNRKELKEVRDGAAFNGQIVSEEDESRVNGDVNGGRKIELVKSQDAVKRQQQQQPQGPVIQWERFLPLRSLKVLLVEDDDSTRQVVSALLRNCSYEVTAVANGLEAWKVLIDLNKQIDLVLTEVVMPYLSGIGLLTKIMNLVPRKNIPVIMMSSDDSMGIVFNCLSKGAVDFLVKPIRKNELKNLWQHVWRKCHSSSGSESESGVGAHKPTNARRIEVSDDDSDDSDEDDDRSIGLTAKDGSDDGSGTQSSWTKKAVEVENTKYSWDQLTGAPDSTCAQVIHARPAREHAGEDDKLGKDLEIGAPRNSEKKIESNLKEASEPRTKSVNNGMVAKANESLNNKGPPALELSLKRPLDLEDTDTSTHKRNVLKQSDLSAFSRYNTTSNANQAPTANVGSCSPVDITISSEAAKPANIQSNSNGAPNLGSNGSSTQNNDMGSSTNKALDDKAIVPGLCDGDKAASQFQVRHHYHHYHLHHHHHVHETQQQQESATQAEGNAANYGSGSGGSNNKSNGENGSCGEKVIAEGGDNGVAEKGKTGNLSGSGSASGVDQDRLAQREAALNKFRQKKKKRCFEKKVRYQSRKKLAEQRPRVRGQFVRQGVNGKDADS is encoded by the exons ATGAGGAGTGTTGGGGCGAGCACTAGTGTCCCGGCAACGTACAGTTCTGCAGAACTCAATCACCATAACCGAAAGGAGCTGAAGGAAGTGAGAGATGGAGCTGCATTTAATGGTCAGATAGTGTCTGAGGAAGATGAGTCAAGGGTTAATGGCGATGTAAACGGTGGTAGGAAAATAGAGTTGGTCAAATCACAGGATGCTGTTAAAcgacagcagcagcagcaacctcAAGGGCCTGTGATTCAGTGGGAGAGGTTTCTGCCTCTTAGGTCCCTCAAAGTTTTGCTTGTGGAAGATGATGACTCAACTCGACAAGTTGTCAGTGCCCTGTTACGTAATTGCAGCTATGAAG TTACTGCTGTAGCAAACGGTTTAGAAGCATGGAAAGTACTGATTGATCTCAACAAACAAATCGATCTAGTTTTAACAGAGGTAGTGATGCCATATCTATCAGGAATAGGCCTTTTGACCAAGATCATGAACCTCGTGCCCCGCAAAAATATTCCAGTGATCA TGATGTCATCTGATGACTCTATGGGTATAGTCTTTAACTGTTTATCCAAAGGTGCAGTTGACTTTTTAGTCAAACCCATTCGAAAGAATGAGCTTAAAAACCTCTGGCAGCATGTGTGGAGGAAATGTCACAGT TCTAGCGGTAGTGAGAGTGAGAGTGGTGTTGGTGCTCATAAACCTACAAATGCGAGAAGAATTGAAGTATCCGATGACGATAgtgatgacagcgatgaggaTGATGACAGGAGCATAGGCCTGACCGCTAAGGACGGAAGTGATGATGGTAGTGGCACTCAG AGTTCCTGGACAAAAAAAGCGGTTGAAGTTGAAAACACAAAGTATTCGTGGGACCAATTAACGGGGGCACCTGATAGCACGTGTGCCCAGGTTATCCATGCGAGACCAGCAAGAGAGCATGCTGGAGAGGATGATAAATTAG GGAAAGATTTGGAAATAGGAGCCCCTagaaattcagaaaaaaaaattgaatcaAACTTGAAAGAAGCGAGTGAACCAAGAACCAAATCTGTTAATAACGGTATGGTTGCTAAAGCAAATGAATCGCTAAATAACAAGGGCCCACCTGCCCTTGAACTCAGTTTGAAGAGACCACTAGACTTGGAGGATACCGATACCAGCACCCATAAACGAAATGTTTTAAAACAGTCCGACCTTTCGGCTTTTTCGag GTATAACACGACATCCAATGCCAATCAAGCTCCAACCGCAAACGTAGGCAGCTGTTCACCAGTAGACATTACTATTAGCTCAGAAGCAGCAAAACCCGCGAACATACAATCTAACTCAAACGGAGCCCCGAATCTAGGATCTAACGGTAGTAGCACTCAGAACAACGATATGGGCTCGAGCACCAACAAAGCATTGGATGACAAAGCAATTGTTCCCGGTCTTTGTGACGGTGACAAGGCAGCATCACAGTTTCAAGTCCGCCACCATTACCACCACTaccacctccatcaccaccatcatGTCCATGAGACACAACAGCAGCAAGAATCGGCTACACAGGCTGAAGGAAATGCTGCTAATTATGGAAGTGGATCGGGTGGAAGTAACAATAAGAGTAATGGCGAAAATGGCAGTTGTGGCGAAAAGGTCATAGCTGAAGGAGGTGATAATGGAGTTGCTGAGAAGGGTAAAACGGGAAATTTAAGTGGAAGTGGAAGCGCGAGTGGTGTTGATCAAGACCGATTAGCTCAGAGAGAAGCCGCCCTTAATAAATTCCGccaaaagaagaaaaaaagatGCTTTGAAAAAAAG GTACGATACCAGAGCAGGAAGAAGCTGGCAGAACAGAGACCTCGGGTTCGTGGGCAATTCGTTAGACAAGGGGTGAACGGGAAGGATGCGGATTCATAA